A segment of the Bactrocera neohumeralis isolate Rockhampton chromosome 3, APGP_CSIRO_Bneo_wtdbg2-racon-allhic-juicebox.fasta_v2, whole genome shotgun sequence genome:
AGCGTCACTCCCTTTGATTATTTCGGCGTGAAACAAAACTTTCCAACTGCTGCAGTGTGCAACCGTAAGAGCCGACGTTTAAAATTTGACTACGGCTGGAACTTGCTTGAGAAGacataaattaaaacaacaactggAAGTTGAGTTATATTCGACTGCTCGAGCTAGTCATCATTATGTCGGTTTCAGAGAGAATTTGGCTTTCATTTTTCTTCGGTAGTCGACTGAAGTCGAGGAGAGGGAAGAGTATTAAACGTAATACCCCgtgatattaaaaaatctaatgcCTTGTAGtgtggaatatatgtataagtgcacttttgaaattcaaaatatgcaCTCTTTCGCTCACTCGATGTTTTGTGCGTCAAATTTAGTTCCCGGTAATTTTTTTATCGAACTTTAAACTTCAACGAAGAGCTTAGGTTAAAAAgtgtagaaaaaattatatttattggtaattttttattattcaaagctgatttttggtaaaaagatTGAGGAGGTACTAcagaaaagtcgaaaaataattcaatatggcTGCGGCTCCTTTAATGTAttgtttttgatcaaatatTCGTGCACAGTAAAAGTTCCAAGATGATCCGAGGACttcaaaccaaattttgttcagtgatgatgcccatttctggctcattgGGTACCTGAACAAGAcaaattgccgcatttaggaTAAAgatcaacctgaagagattcaagagctgccatttcatcaagaaaaaataacggtttgttggccggtgaaatcatcggtccatatttctttaaaaatgatgacggtgagaacgtaactgtcCATGCCGACCGTTATCGCGACACGATAagcgactatttgatacctgaaattgatgctcgtgatctcggcgatatttggtttcaacaagatggcgccacttcccagaTATCAATCAGATAGTTTTACAATTAGGTGACGGTCGATTGGCCCCAAAAAATCGTGTGTTATtgcaccgttagactttttgctgtgggaatatataaagtctatcccgcttcgattcagtccTTAGGCACATCACGCGTGTGTTTCGTCAGTTACtgatcgaaatgctcgaatgagtaatcgaaaattgaactaaacggatggaccatctgagaggtagccgcggccaacatttgaaagagataattcaatagttcaaaaaataaatgccgaagaatgttctttcgaatgataatgaaCATTCCCCATttgatttgaagtttctgtgttttttctttaaaaaagtaaagaaccTCGAAACCGATCACCCTTTATTACTTTATTGAGTCTCCGAAATATCCTTTTTAGTGTTACAgatatcgtggcaaacttaaaataccctTCTCAGGTTGTAATAGTAATGAAGGCCCACAAAGTTCTGGTGCCATACTCCGGAAGAGTACATTTGGAGAAAGCTCCACCCACTTGTCTATGTTTCTGcttagaaaaatgtttttgttttgcaaaaaatctttgaaaatatttttatttgtaaacagGATCCACCGTGACTCAAAAACTACAATAAAATACTGgcttaatgttaaaaaatatcaatttattatTCCCTcaagatttgaaaaatattggcaatcaaatatttataaagaggAACTTAAATCTGACTATAgattacaagtatatatattctATTtgctaaattcaaaaacaaaatgtttaagctAAGGCAGCTTTGGTGGTTGTTGCTACATCAACATTAATATCACCCGCGATCGGTGCCATGGAGGTGGTCGGTGGTGCAGGCGGCGCTGGAGGCGCCGGAAAGCAAATTGTTTTCTGTACTACAACAACAGTATCCGGTTTCGTTGGATCGGTTTCATTGAAGCTCCATGGCATACAGATAATGCCATTGGTGGGCGGCGTTTCAGGCGGTGGCGCTGTGGCTGTTGGAAGCTCGAATGTTGCATTGCCGGCTGTGGTAAGCGTCTGAGCGCTAACGATGGGAGGATTTTTAAATATGGGCTCAGCAGACGTAACACCACTTGGGATCAATGTATTATTGAGCGGTGCCAGCGATATTTCAGAGTCAGTAGGCCAATAGTGCGGCTGCTCTGTGGTGTGGGTTACAACGGTGGGATTCATATTGTTTACCAGAATAACTTTTGATGCTTCCGTCTGATTATTGGGCTGCGGTTGCGGTTGTTGTTCatagtggtggtggtggtgatgaTGACGGCGTGTCACACTTCGGCCCACAAGATAGCCCAAAGCAAAATCTGTTGAATCTATAGCAAATATgggaaaatttccaaaataaaaaagttatagtATTTCGTCTGCTAATTACCATCATTGCTGGTGTGTCTTGGTGGCTGTGCATAGTACACGGCATTAACTGGAATGCTGGACGGTTGCGTAACGTAGACATGACCAGCTGGTAATTGGTGACCACCCCAGTTGTGGGATATATGAGGACTGGCAGCATGAGTGTTGTGATGCGAAACTCCCGAACCTAAGCCATACCAGTTGTGGGTATTATGCCGATCCTGTTTGCCTAAAGTGCTGTGACTGTTGTGATTAACGAGTGAATCTGTGTGCGTCGAACTTTTGTGGCTGTTGGAGCTGCTGTGGCTGTTGGAGCTGCTGTGGCTGCTGGAGCTGCTGTGGTCGCTGGAGCTGCTGTGGCTGCTCGGTTTTTTGTGATGTTTGCTACGGTGGCGCGATCGATGTTTTGCAAACTTCTCATCCATGCCTTCCGCTGCAAACATTGAATTCGTGTAGGAGGTGTGTACTGGTGAGCCGCTGATAATTTTCCGTCGTGAACCGCCATTACCTGAGGAAGCATGCTTTTTGTGCGAGCGTCTGTAGAAGGCGGAACCTAATGAACCGCCACGGCCGCGGCCACCACCGCGTGCCTCCGTGATGACAACAGTCGCACACAGCGTAAAAAGCGCTAGAAGGCAAATTAATTTGACTGACATTGTAAATGTTCTAATGCACACAACTGGAATTAAAGTGCGCTTGTGTCTAAAGCGTCTTTAGATTATTTCAGCGTCGGACTGCTGCGGTGTGCAACCGTTAGAGCCGACGTTTAGAATTTGACTACGGCCGGAACTTGCTTGAGTAGACTTGAAATTTAAATAGAGGCTGCTGGAAATTGAGCTACATTCGGCCGCTCGAGCTAGCCACTAAATTTTAGGGTTtgctaattttgaaaaatatgtcaaagtTAATAATCATCTAATTGAAAAGACATTAAAGTATCGAGTTGCGTAAAGAATTTAATGGAGTCAGCCGGAATGTTGGAAAAGTATACCAGCCCATCAATATGTATGTCGGTTTCAGCGCGGATGTGGCTTTCATTTTCTCTCGACAGTCGGCTCATCCCTCATAAAGCTAAAATGCTGATGTTTTATAATGCAGAGGATATAAGAttacttgtaaaataaaaaatatgtctcCATTCGCTCACCCGCTTCTTTATGCATTAAATTTAGTTATCGCTAATTTTTCATCGAGTGTTAAACTTCGATTAAGAGCTTGGGTTccaaaatgtagaaaaaattataatttttgttaaatttacaTTATTCGATTAAAAAGATAAGATATAAAGCTCGAAAATAATGCAATAGTCACATAAACTTTAAAACGCTGGTTGTAGAGATATAAAAGAGCTTCAGACTGCCCAGCAATTGAGTCTTCTGGATGCATCTTTTACAAAATCAGTATAATCGTACTTATTAGGAAGGTCCAAAAGAGTTGTATTAATATGGTAatgttgctattatttttaaaatttattccaaaatttttgattaGAGGATGTAGTGTATGAAGAGATTGCTACATACAAGGTTTGTTCAAAAGATAGCTTGATTTTTACATTTCATGCCCTCTACAAAGTAATCAGCCCCAGATATATTACTCTTTTGATAGcgtttttccaatcctcaaaaGACTTAAAAAAGTAAGTTAAGCTGCTCTTTCGCTGCGGTTTTTTGCACCGCAATCTTAGCATAGGGTCGTCCTTTCATTTTCCTTttcagttttggaaaaaaagaaaaaattcacaATGAGCCTGAGTGGCTGTGGTACCATTAATATGCtatatttagttaaatattaGAGCTCAAACAAGGATGCATGAGCAGGGGCATTATcatggtgcaaaagccaattttttttttattgcggaTTTCTTCACGTAAATGCTCACGCTCAATATTAGGTAATATTCTTTATTGACCGTACGAACTTTTGGTAAGAACTCACGATGTACGATGTCTCCTACAATCAAAGACAATTTTTAACTAAACCATCATATTCGATATTTTTCGGTCTTGGCTCAAGCAGCAGCATCCATGggaatgattttggtttttttcgacATCATAACCATAAACCCATGATTCGTTACCAGTTGTGATTCTCTGGAACAGATCCAGTTCGTCGCGAACATCTCCTGAGCAATGTCAATACGATGCTGTTTTTGGCCCAAAGTGAGCAATATTGGCACAATCCTTGCGGAGACTCGACACATACACAAATCACTGGTTAAAATTGAATGGAGCGAGTCAATTCCTTCTTCTCAATGATGATTTAATGACTGCCAAATACTATTTTCTTTTCGTCACTTCGCCCGGGCGACTTTTAATTGGTGGTGCTTTTTACAtggcaggtcccaaacccagcgctcaACCCTGGAGACGGATGATCCTTatcactttagttcgccttcaagcggatgtttttcggctacccagaggatacttgtcgtgagctgcttgagccattcGTAAAATTATCATTTCTGGCCGCTCCCAAGTTAatagcgctcagagaactttcctcactctGAAATGGCTCCACCTACTTCAAGTGTATCCTGGATGATAATTGCTGTTATCATAAAGTCACTTGTTGGATTTCCAATCGATCTTGATATTCCTTTAGATATGTTAAGTTGCGAATGTTCCTTCAGATCTTCGTAAAAACATGGGTTACTAAACTCTTTTTTTAACTGTACATGTTTctcataaatttataatttataatttagcgcaacatcacttttcataagtttatatgcaaagaaaaaactatataatagaaaccactcatattgaaagaaaatttgagttttggttaaggagtgtttgtacatatattgcttatatattggttatatctgacagcgtaagttcaaaattttatgctaTATATGAtctagtgaatcgtaagcaataaaaaaactcatctttaatttttttggtgatacgttgttttgcattttaggtgacgatatccATCTTAAATTCATCAAATATCCAGCAACATGTCATCCACCTTACAAGCATCAGCTTAACTTTCCGAAGATGTTAAATTcagtgaacattttttcaaaaaaaaaaaatcaatcaaacaaTCCACACCCTAATATAATTACGTACGAGAGAGTAGAAGACGAAATTTCTTTAGTATACGCAATTTTCTGATTATGAGTTCCATCTGTGAAATTTCACAGAGTTATATGAGAGTCAGGTCGTTGTGCAAGTaaatgctatatacatacatatgagtataaaaaaattattgtatataacTTAATAGCGCAATTTAGTGCTCAAACAGGCATTTGGAAGCTTAGTAAGCACTTATTGGTTTGAAAGATGCGGTGACCTGTGGGCTGCTACACACTATTCATCAAATCCAGTTTATTAAGTGTCGTTCTGAACCACCCAGCGTGCGAGAATGAATCATTAGATAATACGATAATTTAATTTgagctataaaataaataacaaaattgaatttacgAGTATCTGCTCATGTTTCCACAAGCTTCCTTCCAGAGTACCTTACTGAATATACCATTTATAGGGTACAGCGCAAAGTTACATTATTATGTTATGTATTCATTGCCTTTTGATCTCAGAATTATTTGCGAATATTATCAACGTCATTTCACGTTCATAGGACAATTGcgtattaattatattttgcaataaCTCATCAAGCAGTGCCATTCAGGTTTACGCTTatcttttatttacaaattttaatcacaATGCGCTTTAAATAAACaggttttcgaaaataaaaaaagtattgaagGGCGGTCAATATTAAATAATCAGAATATTTGATTAATTcggacgtacatatgtatgtggaatAGGCAGCTATTCTCTGAATTTCTTTTGTGTAGCAccttatattattttcgtgttgAATGAGTAAATGTTTGCTTTGAGGAATAGCGGTACTTAGTTTTAGTGTATACTTTTTGCAACTTTTGATTTCCGAGAATCGGCTATTAAAcacaagcaaatttttttttgtgcgtcaaaatttgcttttaatatttatcaGTTCCCAGATATGATGACTAATAGCTTCGCGATTTTTTTCAGCTTGTGCTGAGTctttttttagagattacagaGTGACTGGTGTGTGCTGATAACCAGTCCCCACTGACCTCAAACACCACAGAATTCTCTTGATCAGATAAAGCGACAAGCCGAATCGGTTCATTCCATGAAAATAACAGTCAGCTTGAACTTAAAGGCCACTAGAGGGAGTCAGTGCTCCAATAACATTGAAACGAAATGCATGATTATGCTGGTTCTTAATAATGTTCGGTTCAGTTTAATTTCGGCTGAAGTAAAGATTTCgcctggaagatactgcagATTCACTTAAGAAACTTAAAGAGTCCCTTAAGCTCCAGCTTCGAGCAATAGATCCGCCGCCTactccattaatttttttgattcttCCGTGTAGATGTTCTATGTAAGTT
Coding sequences within it:
- the LOC126753871 gene encoding uncharacterized protein LOC126753871 yields the protein MSVKLICLLALFTLCATVVITEARGGGRGRGGSLGSAFYRRSHKKHASSGNGGSRRKIISGSPVHTSYTNSMFAAEGMDEKFAKHRSRHRSKHHKKPSSHSSSSDHSSSSSHSSSNSHSSSNSHKSSTHTDSLVNHNSHSTLGKQDRHNTHNWYGLGSGVSHHNTHAASPHISHNWGGHQLPAGHVYVTQPSSIPVNAVYYAQPPRHTSNDDSTDFALGYLVGRSVTRRHHHHHHHYEQQPQPQPNNQTEASKVILVNNMNPTVVTHTTEQPHYWPTDSEISLAPLNNTLIPSGVTSAEPIFKNPPIVSAQTLTTAGNATFELPTATAPPPETPPTNGIICMPWSFNETDPTKPDTVVVVQKTICFPAPPAPPAPPTTSMAPIAGDINVDVATTTKAALA